The segment TTGGCCAGATGATGTTCCGATCGTGAGTGAAGTCCAAGAGCTCCTCGGCATTTTTCTCGATCAAGGTGTGGGTCTTTCCGTTCGACAGCCCAATCTCGCGGGGCGAGACTCGCACCACCACGGCGTTGCCGCTGGCCATGATCCCCTCACCGGCGGTGTGGATGACCATCGCAGCGGGGAACAGGAAGACGCATGCCGCGAGGCCGGACACCAGCGTCCCATACATGACCGTCCGCGCACCACACTTGTCGGAAAGCCACCCTCCCACCGCCCGAATGAGGCCCGAAGGCAGACTGAACAGCCCCGTTAGCAAACCGGCCGTCGCCACGGACGTCGCATACACGTTTACGTAGTAGGGAATCAGCCATTGCGAAAGTGCAACAAATCCGCCGAAGAAAAATGCGTAGTAGAGGCCAAAGCGCCAGACGCGCACGATGCGAAGGGGAGCCAGACGCCGCCACAAACCTGCGGGACTCGCGACCTCCATCTTCCTGGTGAAGGTGAACAGCCAGAACACGCCGGCCATGGCGATCAGCATTGCGGCGTAGATCCTGGGAAGTGTCCGCCAGTTTTCCAGGTTTGTCGCAGTGATGCGCTGCAGGAGCAGTGGCGCGAACATCGCCGTGGCCGCGGCACCCGCGTTGCCCAAACCGACAATCCCCAGCGCCGTGCCGATGCGCTTCTGCGGAAACCACGCCGACGTGTAAGCCACGCCGGCGGCAAACGCCGCACCCGTCAGCCCAAACCCCAGCCCGGCCAGCAGAAACTCGCCGTAACGATTCGCCGCGCCAACAAGGAACATGGGCACCGCCGCCGTCAGCATGAGGACGAAGTAAACGAGGCGACCCCCAAATCGGTCGCAGAGGATGCCGACGGGCAGCCGCATCAACGCGCCGGTCAGAACGGGCGTGCCAATCAACACGCCCGCCTTGCTCTGGCTCCAGGCGAAGACCCCTTTCTCGACGAGGAACGTGATGAGCACGCCATACAGCATCCACGCCGCGAAGCAGACGAAGAAGGCGACCGTGTTAAACACCAGCACTTGGATGGCTCTGCGCGAGACCGTTGCGCATCCTGAACCTCCCATGCTCCGTGACGCCTCCTCCTGCTCCATGAGCGCCTCTCGAATTCCTTGTGCGGCTTACAGACGCTGCGCTTCGCCTGGCCGGCCGGACGCCGGAGCCGACAGCGACTTTGAAGGCGCGGTCGCAATCTTTGGAATTGGCTTTTCAGAGAGCAATTCGGTTTCGACAAACTTGACGATCGACCAGAGGTCTTCCGGCGGAAACGCCCCATGCAAGGCCGGCATCACCGGGGGTACGCCGGCGGCGATGCGCATGTAGATTTGCTCGGGCCGGGTGCCCACTTTGTAAGCCTCGGGATTGGTCAGATCGCGGGGACGCAGGGGACGGCCCGCGGAATCAACGAATGTGGGTCCGTCGCCACGTCCGCTCGCGCCGTGGCAGGCTGCGCACATGAGCGCGAACAACTCGCGCCCGCGCTTCACACTGGCCTGGAGCGGAGGGGGAGGCACGGACAGGACCTGGCCGGGCCTCTGCGCGGTGGCGCCCTCAAATTGACGGATCACGGCCACCAGCGAATCGATCTGTCGATCGTCCAGCAGACTGAAATCCGGCATGCCCGCCGACACCAATCCATGCCGCAGCGTGCGCGCCAGATCCACATCGGCGGCCACGCCGTTGTCCGTCGAGAGGAAGCTGAACTTTCCCGCTGTCAGATCGCGTGGGATCGTGGCAAAGGTCGGCGAATGAGCACCCGCGCCGTCGCCACGTCCGTCCACACCGTGGCAGCGGGCGCACTGGCTGACATACAGCGGCATGCCTGCCAGCCGATCGCCGTCCGTCCAGCTGGGTATCTCACTGGCAATGGATTTGCCGCCGCTGTCGCTGGTCCTCGCGTAGCCGAGCCAGAGCGAAAAGCCGCCAAAGAATACCACCAGCGTTGCCAGGGAGTATGTCAGGAAGGACTTGTCGGATCGCAGGGCGAACTCCCATTTGCGCTGATACTTGAACAAGTTGGTCCGCATGCTCTGGTAGGGTCGGACGAAATAGTTGATCGGATAGGTCCAGAAATGGACCAGCTTCGTGAAGGGGAACACGGCAAAAAAGCTCAGCGCCAGAAAGACGTGCCATTTGCTGATGAGAGAGGCCGAGGCCATCAATTCCGGCTGGGGACTGAATGTCGCGACGCTGGCCAGCCATGATGAGGCCGTGTATGCGACGCCGAAGATTCGGTGCACGACCACTTGATACAAACCCAGGCTCAACAGCGCCACCAGGAACACGTGCACCAGGTAATCGTCCCATTGGCTCATGGCGCGGACTTCCGGAACGGCCCAGCGCCGAACCAGGGCGACCAGGGAGCCGAACAGCGTGGCGAAGCCGCCGATCAGTCCTGTCCAGAAAAAGAAGGTGATCCAGCCCTCCAGTCCCAGCAGTCCGCCGATGAAGCCGGCCAGGTGCCCGAGAAAAACCAGCAGGAGTCCCCAGTGGAGGGTGAGGGACGCCGCGCCGAGCAGGTTGCGGCTGAAGAGACTGCTCGCGCGTGTGCTGAATCCGAAGGGACGGTAGATCATGCGGATGACGGGCACGACCAGAAACAGGGTGATGCACAGGTACGGATAAACACCCCACAGAAGGTTCGTCAGAAAAGTGCTTTTCATGGGTTCAAGTGGTCTTGCAAAGAGCGGAGTCCGGTTGGGCCGGCTCGGACGCGGGCCCGTTTGATTGCTCGATTTCCAGCTTCAGCAGTCGCTCCGTCAATTGAGCGACGTGGGAGTAGACATTGGAGGCAGCTCGCAGCTGCCTTGTGAGAGGAGGCAGCGCGGGCATTATGAACTTTTCGACCACCAGGCGGCGGTGCTTCAGAGCGGGATGGCCGGCGCTGAGCGCGAGGAAATC is part of the Opitutaceae bacterium genome and harbors:
- a CDS encoding MFS transporter; its protein translation is MGGSGCATVSRRAIQVLVFNTVAFFVCFAAWMLYGVLITFLVEKGVFAWSQSKAGVLIGTPVLTGALMRLPVGILCDRFGGRLVYFVLMLTAAVPMFLVGAANRYGEFLLAGLGFGLTGAAFAAGVAYTSAWFPQKRIGTALGIVGLGNAGAAATAMFAPLLLQRITATNLENWRTLPRIYAAMLIAMAGVFWLFTFTRKMEVASPAGLWRRLAPLRIVRVWRFGLYYAFFFGGFVALSQWLIPYYVNVYATSVATAGLLTGLFSLPSGLIRAVGGWLSDKCGARTVMYGTLVSGLAACVFLFPAAMVIHTAGEGIMASGNAVVVRVSPREIGLSNGKTHTLIEKNAEELLDFTHDRNIIWPKTARWQEPLVKEGDSVRKGQLLARGTTRVFFQANQWVFTFWVFILGCAMGLGMAAVYKHIPGYFPGQVGVVGGLVGVLGGLGGFAFPICFGFLLQATGLWTTCWVFLATLAAVSLTWMHLVIRRMMREQAPEWVRGLEVTKP
- a CDS encoding respiratory nitrate reductase subunit gamma, translated to MKSTFLTNLLWGVYPYLCITLFLVVPVIRMIYRPFGFSTRASSLFSRNLLGAASLTLHWGLLLVFLGHLAGFIGGLLGLEGWITFFFWTGLIGGFATLFGSLVALVRRWAVPEVRAMSQWDDYLVHVFLVALLSLGLYQVVVHRIFGVAYTASSWLASVATFSPQPELMASASLISKWHVFLALSFFAVFPFTKLVHFWTYPINYFVRPYQSMRTNLFKYQRKWEFALRSDKSFLTYSLATLVVFFGGFSLWLGYARTSDSGGKSIASEIPSWTDGDRLAGMPLYVSQCARCHGVDGRGDGAGAHSPTFATIPRDLTAGKFSFLSTDNGVAADVDLARTLRHGLVSAGMPDFSLLDDRQIDSLVAVIRQFEGATAQRPGQVLSVPPPPLQASVKRGRELFALMCAACHGASGRGDGPTFVDSAGRPLRPRDLTNPEAYKVGTRPEQIYMRIAAGVPPVMPALHGAFPPEDLWSIVKFVETELLSEKPIPKIATAPSKSLSAPASGRPGEAQRL